One Lycium barbarum isolate Lr01 chromosome 5, ASM1917538v2, whole genome shotgun sequence genomic window carries:
- the LOC132642878 gene encoding transcription factor MYB16-like: MGRSKCCDKEGLKKGPWTPEEDQKLLSCIEEHGCGSWRALPAKAGLQRCGKSCRLRWINYLRPDIKRGKFSLQEERTIIQLHALLGNRWSAIATYLPSRTDNEIKNYWNSRLKKKLTKMGIDPMTHKPKITDNNGASSTTQSKYVANLSHMAEWESARLEAEGRLVRRSKDSKILFNNNKTHKYQIPRPYYQFPCLDVLKAWQRASTKLPTSNDISTILLDGSASNSPKDKNLESLIPSTGNLVMNNVSTTVKVDENLPLPTINSCFEDPFSQKEDLQTELPSFMQEFSGLFPEYTQNSANYSTGQLDNFMGSGSGDFEDNKFNWNNFPNYLANSPIGSPVL; this comes from the exons ATGGGAAGGTCCAAGTGTTGTGATAAGGAGGGTTTGAAGAAAGGGCCATGGACACCTGAAGAAGACCAGAAACTCTTGTCTTGCATTGAGGAACATGGTTGTGGTAGCTGGCGTGCTTTGCCTGCCAAAGCTG gTCTGCAGAGATGTGGGAAGAGTTGTAGGCTTAGATGGATAAACTATCTAAGGCCTGATATTAAGAGAGGAAAGTTCAGCTTACAAGAAGAAAGAACCATCATTCAGCTTCATGCTCTTCTTGGTAACAG ATGGTCAGCAATAGCAACTTATTTGCCAAGCAGAACAGATAACGAAATAAAAAACTACTGGAACTCACGTTTGAAGAAAAAATTAACCAAAATGGGCATTGATCCAATGACTCATAAGCCAAAAATCACAGATAACAATGGTGCCTCTTCAACTACTCAATCAAAATATGTTGCAAACCTTAGTCACATGGCTGAATGGGAAAGTGCTCGACTCGAAGCAGAAGGTAGGCTTGTTCGTAGGTCAAAAGACTCTAAAATCCTCTTCAATAACAATAAAACTCACAAGTACCAAATTCCTCGACCTTATTATCAATTCCCTTGTCTTGACGTATTAAAAGCATGGCAAAGGGCTAGCACAAAATTACCAACATCAAATGACATTAGTACCATTCTCCTTGATGGCTCTGCTAGTAACAGTCCGAAGGACAAAAACCTCGAATCATTGATACCATCAACGGGGAATTTGGTCATGAACAATGTATCAACTACTGTGAAAGTTGATGAAAATCTTCCTTTGCCTACAATCAACTCATGTTTTGAAGACCCTTTCTCACAGAAAGAGGATCTCCAAACAGAACTTCCAAGTTTCATGCAGGAGTTTTCAGGGCTATTTCCGGAATATACACAAAATTCAGCAAATTATTCTACTGGACAATTGGATAATTTTATGGGAAGCGGCTCTGGGGATTTTGAAGATAACAAGTTTAATTGGAACAATTTCCCTAATTATTTGGCCAATTCACCTATTGGTTCTCCAGTATTGTGA